The Lysinibacillus timonensis nucleotide sequence AAACCTTTTTACATGCAGCCACATCCTGAAAGAGATGACGTTGTTCTCTGTGCCGACTTAATTGCGCCAGAAGGGTATGGAGAAATTATTGGTGGTTCTGAACGTATTTACGACTATGATTTATTAAAACAACGTATTGCTGAACATCAACTAGATGAACAAGCTTATGCTTGGTATTTAGATTTACGTAAGCAAGGTTCTGTACCTCATTCTGGATTCGGTTTAGGTTTAGAGAGAACAGTTGCGTGGATAAGTGGTGCGGAACATGTCCGTGAATGTATTCCATTCCCTAGATTACTCAACCGACTTTACCCATAGAATAAGGTGCTTTCTTGTACAGTTTTAAATTATAAAAACGTTACCTACTCGTTAGATATGCTTTTCCGGCAACGATACAGTAGAGTAGAAGTATTACGAGCTAACGTGCAAAGTTATTCATAAACGGAGCACGTTATTCTTCCATAAATACAAAAAAAGCGTCCGTTAAAAACGGACGTTTTCATTTACATCTGTGAAAAAGGGTGAAATCATCATGCATGAAAAAAATGATCGACTTCGTAAATGGACAGAGCAAAAGACGGTATCTATTCCTCTACTTTTTTTCAAGCATTATAAGGAATTAAAAATAACAGATGAAGAAGCAATCATCCTCATGCAATTAATAGCTTTTCATACGGAAAATAATGATTTTCCCACGCCAAATGACTTAGAAAAAAGAGTGCATATAAATATAAATGACATAACCGTACATTTGCAGCGTTTAATGCAAAAAGGACTACTTGAAATTACGCAAGGGGTAGACCTATCAGGTAAACTTTTTGAAAAGTATTCGCTATACCCACTCTGGGAACGGATCCTAAATTTTCTTGAATCGAGTCAAATACAACATGAAAAGATTAGTAAGAAAAATGATGAGGGCGAATTGTTTTCAATTTTTGAGCAAGAGTTTGGACGATTGTTATCACCAATGGAAATTGAGACGATTTCAATGTGGCTTGATGTAGATCATCATTCTTTAGAGGTAATCAAAGCGGCATTAAAGGAATCCGTAGTAGCTGGAAAAGTAAATTTACGCTATATAGATCGAATTTTATTTGAGTGGAAAAAGAAAAATATTACTACTTTAAAACAAGTAGAACAACACTCAAAACAATATCACCAAAAAACAACATCACATACACCAACCACTAAAACAAACCCAGTAGAAAATACACCTAAAGTTTCGTTTTATAACTGGTTAGATGAAAGAGAATAGGGGGAGAGCGTTGTGCTTACGAAAAAACAATGGGAGCATTGTTTAGATGAAATGGAT carries:
- a CDS encoding DnaD domain-containing protein is translated as MHEKNDRLRKWTEQKTVSIPLLFFKHYKELKITDEEAIILMQLIAFHTENNDFPTPNDLEKRVHININDITVHLQRLMQKGLLEITQGVDLSGKLFEKYSLYPLWERILNFLESSQIQHEKISKKNDEGELFSIFEQEFGRLLSPMEIETISMWLDVDHHSLEVIKAALKESVVAGKVNLRYIDRILFEWKKKNITTLKQVEQHSKQYHQKTTSHTPTTKTNPVENTPKVSFYNWLDERE